The Melitaea cinxia chromosome 8, ilMelCinx1.1, whole genome shotgun sequence genomic interval attagtattttttttttacaaatatcaatattttatttgtgcaaactatttatatttatttaaaaattaagggaagtggatctgttccaaactatacttgagcaattataaatgcaacttgagcagttttttaacactttgagcaatttaaaatatagtatacatcgaaagatataggagtttgaaaatatttgattttttttttaattttgatttttaattatataatttgaggtgagcaatttaaaaggacagcgttgttgaattgagcaattcaaaatctatcaattagtattttttttattacaaatatcattattttgcgggctggggtggggtaggttacTAGTTTGACAGTTTGAGCCATAGATAATCTAACTTATATAGGTTTGAGCTACAGTTTGGGCCAAGTTTGAGCTGGTTTGAGCTTTCGAGGGTTGActcaaatcaaattttaatgtttttgtcaACTACGAGACTGATTGTAGTACATTGTAATAGTAGGGAACTgattagttaattaaaataacttcatttttttataattatggaaCGGTCTCAATTTGCTTTATCATGGGATGAAcatgtacaaaatatttgtaatggatTAAGTTTGCTACAACAGGTACAATTTATAACTAAGTAATTGATTCTACTctcattgttttctaatagtttgaataataatattttaataaaaaggtcTCACCGTGAAGAAGTGGTTTTCACTTTAATTTATCATCTACTTAACAATTTACATGACTATCATGCCAATATATGTTCTtgtatttatcaataataaattaatcgtTATTTCAGAATGGTGAATTCGTTGATATGACTCTAGCAGCAGATGGTCATCATGTGAAGGTTCATCAAGTTATTATGGCACTGAGCAGCCcctttttaaaagatttaatatcAAATGCGCAATGCCCTCATCCAGTGATATTTTTGAGTGTAAGTTATCAtacatttgtttatataatatataaaatcgttatttagcactatttattattaataattattatttggagGAGACCTTTGTGTCACAAAGATATGCAGATAAATATTAGCATGtatcttttgtaatattgtCAATCAACATAAATTGTATGAAACATTGTTAACTCTATCAGCAATAAaggtttaataataatcattattattgtcattattgataataaatagatttgctatcaacataaaattaataaaataaaccaatattttagtatgtactTGAATTTCATGCAGACACAATCAGTTTTGTACCTATGTACATACGttgatatgttttaaaaatgtaattacttaaatttcagaaaatatcTCATAGAACACTATCAGCTTTACTAGAATATATCTACACTGGGGAAGTATTGGTAGCCTTAGAGGATTTAAATGAGCTTATAAACGCAGCTAAAGAGCTTCATATAAAGGGTTTGCAAGAAATGGTAAGTTAAATTGTAGATTAGTTCAAAGTACaaacctataaaaataaatacctatttcCTATGATCCATTCTTCATTTCATTCattgatggaatcccagagacatcgaggggaaccctcaaAAACCAtagtaacgactagtgcgtttgttaattattttttttgtcaacttacattgtattatttgtctatgtaattgaaggaacttaactgaggtagggcacagcaggaatttcctgctcaaaatatggagcagcccgactgtggtaatacgtcgaccttacagaagatcacagcaaagtaatactgttttcaagcagtattgtgttcctgttggtgagtaaggtgaccagagctcctggggggatttgggattgggccggcaacgcgcttgcgatgcttctggtgttgcaggtgtctataagctacagcaatcgcttaccatcaggtgagccgtacgcttgtttgccgacctattgacataaaaaaagtcggttttttattgtttgcgagcaaacacatttattgcaagttttattccttttttcaaattttctaatattttctgAATGATTTTTAAAGAATGTAAACTTAACATTTTTGATAGTTTGCAAAACAGAACAATGTCTGTTACCAATCtacaaattaaacaataaaccACAGTCAGTCATGCAATATAGACAACTTGTATGAAATTGACATCACCGATAATAACAGTAACATCTCAACAGAACTAGCTAGTGCATATGTGTGTATCCTATAGATGTATTCTGTTACTTGCGGACAAGCTTATGggcttttgcaagtaaatataatttgatgtatgcttttcttaatgttacaaataaataaaaaaaaatatatttattccaGAATTTGTCCCAAGCATTAACAAGCATTAAACAAAAGTCACCAGAAGTTGTCTCAACTCAAATGGAATGCTTGGACGTTGAAGAAGATATCAATTATTTTGAAGTTCCAGATTCCAATCAGAATGATGaacttaataaaatgaatacgCAAACAAATAGGTAACAAtacacattaattttttttattttaataatatcttgaATACAAACCAAGTCAGTTTTTGAGCAACTAAAAAATGGAGAACATCCTcctattttactgtttttttttttttgtgtgccttacctcataactttaaCTGAGTGCACCGAATTTCTTGATTCttcttatatttctttattctttatattaaattttcaaactaaaaatattaataacaaacagGTTTCTCATTATAGCTGCAGCCTCATAGTGAATGATGTACAAAATGCTGAAGACAATATAGAAGAGTTGTATGAAATTGACGTCACTGatgataataaatgtaatgaatTAACAGAACCGGCTTCTAATAGTACACATGTTGATACATTGCCTAGTAATCCAGAACGGAAAAGTAAGTTGATACCCCGTGAATTAAATTGTTGCAGGTTAATGTTCCTCAACACCAACTGCTCTGATGTAGTGACGTAGACGCCTAAAACACTGATGGTTTCCGTATTCCATTCCCGCTCaagatggatatttgtttttgtacaaactttttttccggtttagatgtctgtccttgtggatctccccaccgtgcctcaaagAGCACGTTATCCCTATTCCggctgttatcataaacacctgatagcgattgttactcatagtagggaacaaaTCTGCCAATTTGCAGTAGACGCACATaggggatgttacaggctgaatcttacatatatatactcgtactaacacagttccacagctaccaccttggaacttaaaaagccaaccggtagcgggataaccatccaagtgctggctttgaaatacacaggccgaagacgagcagcagcgtcttcggtgcgacaaagccaaccctgcgttcaccagcccgcctgccctgcgtggtgactatgggcaaaacacatgagttcaagttatttttggcgtaaacttgtggaggcctttgtccagcagtggactgtacaggctgtaatgatgatgatgactcatACTAAATCGTTCTCGTTTATTGCTCATACAATTTATGAATTTGGTTTTTagaatatgaaataatttaaaaaaatatgtatgtatatattaataaataaatatttccagGTCTTAGCACATTGCAATACACTGTATCCAACCAGGGTTCCTTGCAAATGATACTGAACAGGTTTATATATTACCTAAAACATACAAACAGGGATATGTCTCGACAATGGAGATGCGTCGAATATCTCGCTAGTAGCAAGTGTCCTGCTTACGTTTTTACCAAAGATGATGTTGTTGTTCAAAGGTAACttgttatgttatttatacTAACTGTTCATGATGTTTATATGATACTGATatgatatatgtttttatatttttatattatatagtgaTATGTAACCCAAGTAAAATAATTTCTGTATTTTATATAGGATCTTGGCCCATAATCATCCGTTTCAcgataagaaaatattaagaaaagtGAAAGCTGGCGCTATTTTTACTGCGATACACGACGCTGAGAACGAAGGAACGATCATGAAAAAGAAACTCGAACAAAATgaaagtgaataaaaaatattttgaatataattaatctTTCATTTCATCATCGGTATTGAAATTATACATGTATTGTTGTTTTCTGTTTAACCTTTTTGAGACACCAGGTACATCATATGTACCAGTAAATGTTTgaccaaaataaaaactaaatcttACATACGACCATAACTAAATAACACTGCCCTCGAGTAGGTACTGTTGTTCCTGTACTGATTAAGGTAGTAAGGGAGAGGTTGGGtagtagtttttatatataattaaaaaattaccttGGATAACTTGTTCTTACTTAAGAATAAAGTCAACGAGAAATAGTCACATCTATTTATGGcggttatttcaaatatattattttagtgacTTCGCATTGGATGGAACTGGATCCAGAGAGGGCGCTGTACTGACACTTGTCCACTGACTTATTATAAgatcatggagcatagagaaatgCTTAAGAT includes:
- the LOC123655567 gene encoding protein abrupt-like yields the protein MERSQFALSWDEHVQNICNGLSLLQQNGEFVDMTLAADGHHVKVHQVIMALSSPFLKDLISNAQCPHPVIFLSKISHRTLSALLEYIYTGEVLVALEDLNELINAAKELHIKGLQEMNLSQALTSIKQKSPEVVSTQMECLDVEEDINYFEVPDSNQNDELNKMNTQTNSCSLIVNDVQNAEDNIEELYEIDVTDDNKCNELTEPASNSTHVDTLPSNPERKSLSTLQYTVSNQGSLQMILNRFIYYLKHTNRDMSRQWRCVEYLASSKCPAYVFTKDDVVVQRILAHNHPFHDKKILRKVKAGAIFTAIHDAENEGTIMKKKLEQNESE